The proteins below are encoded in one region of Erinaceus europaeus chromosome 15, mEriEur2.1, whole genome shotgun sequence:
- the ELOB gene encoding elongin-B isoform X1 — MWGASCLQVLFLLLLGVAWALGSEGKAAQTPVPAPPAPGARPRPAPPAHAPCLPSPRSLRAASSVQPDRGGPRRPRRGVAVAGQRPAPRGARVRGFSRRPPVGAHGGSLLLQDVFLMIRRHKTTIFTDAKESSTVFELKRIVEGILKRPPDEQRLYKDDQLLDDGKTLGECGFTSQTARPQAPATVGLAFRADEAFEALRIEPFSSPPELPDVMKPQDSGSSANEQAVQ; from the exons ATGTGGGGGGCCTCCTGCCTCCAGGTCCTGTTCCTACTACTGCTGG gtgttgCCTGGGCGCTGGGGTCCGAAGGTAAGGCGGCCCAGACCCCCGTGCCGGCCCCTCCAGCCCCTGGCGCGCGTCCCCGTCCAGCCCCTCCAGCCCACGCGCCGTGTCTCCCGTCCCCTCGCAGCCTGCGGGCGGCCTCGAGTGTCCAGCCGGATCGTGGGGGGCCGCGACGCCCGCGACGGGGAGTGGCCGTGGCAGGCCAGCGTCCAGCACCGCGGGGCGCACGTGTGCGGGGGTTCTCTCGTCGCCCCCCAGTGGGTGCTCACGGCGGCTCACTGCTTCTCCAG GACGTGTTCCTCATGATCCGGCGCCACAAGACCACCATCTTCACGGACGCCAAGGAGTCGAGCACGGTGTTCGAGCTGAAGCGCATCGTCGAGGGCATCCTCAAGCGGCCGCCCGACGAGCAGCGGCTGTACAAG GACGACCAGCTCCTGGACGACGGCAAGACGCTGGGCGAGTGCGGCTTCACCAGCCAGACCGCGCGGCCGCAGGCCCCGGCCACGGTGGGACTGGCCTTCCGGGCAG ACGAGGCATTCGAGGCCCTGCGCATCGAGCCCTTCTCCAGCCCGCCCGAGCTGCCCGACGTGATGAAGCCACAGGACTCAGGAAGCAGCGCCAACGAACAAGCCGTGCAGTGA
- the ELOB gene encoding elongin-B isoform X2, with protein sequence MAAGRWCPGLAASALKMAAGAGRGGPCAGHAGPRAGCWERGGARPRRRVEGRGAAAMDVFLMIRRHKTTIFTDAKESSTVFELKRIVEGILKRPPDEQRLYKDDQLLDDGKTLGECGFTSQTARPQAPATVGLAFRADEAFEALRIEPFSSPPELPDVMKPQDSGSSANEQAVQ encoded by the exons ATGGCGGCCGGCCGCTGGTGTCCCGGCCTCGCGGCCTCAGCGCTTAAAatggcggcgggggcggggcggggcgggccctGCGCGGGGCATGCCGGGCCGCGCGCGGGCTGCTGGGAACGGGGCGGAGCGCGGCCGCGCCGGCGCGTCGAGGGCAGAGGAGCCGCCGCGATG GACGTGTTCCTCATGATCCGGCGCCACAAGACCACCATCTTCACGGACGCCAAGGAGTCGAGCACGGTGTTCGAGCTGAAGCGCATCGTCGAGGGCATCCTCAAGCGGCCGCCCGACGAGCAGCGGCTGTACAAG GACGACCAGCTCCTGGACGACGGCAAGACGCTGGGCGAGTGCGGCTTCACCAGCCAGACCGCGCGGCCGCAGGCCCCGGCCACGGTGGGACTGGCCTTCCGGGCAG ACGAGGCATTCGAGGCCCTGCGCATCGAGCCCTTCTCCAGCCCGCCCGAGCTGCCCGACGTGATGAAGCCACAGGACTCAGGAAGCAGCGCCAACGAACAAGCCGTGCAGTGA
- the ELOB gene encoding serine protease 33 isoform X3 → MWGASCLQVLFLLLLGECAACGRPRVSSRIVGGRDARDGEWPWQASVQHRGAHVCGGSLVAPQWVLTAAHCFSRSAPPAEYRVRVGALRLGRAGPRALWAPVHRVLLPPDYSAEEARGDLALLQLRRPLPLSARVQPVCLPAPGARLPPGTPCWVTGWGSLQPGVPLPEWRPLQGVRVPLLDARSCDRLYHEGSAVPRAQRIVPRGSLCAGYAAGRKDACQGDSGGPLACVRSGRWVLAGVVSWGRGCALPNRPGVYTDVAAYGPWIRARLRL, encoded by the exons ATGTGGGGGGCCTCCTGCCTCCAGGTCCTGTTCCTACTACTGCTGGGTGAGTG CGCAGCCTGCGGGCGGCCTCGAGTGTCCAGCCGGATCGTGGGGGGCCGCGACGCCCGCGACGGGGAGTGGCCGTGGCAGGCCAGCGTCCAGCACCGCGGGGCGCACGTGTGCGGGGGTTCTCTCGTCGCCCCCCAGTGGGTGCTCACGGCGGCTCACTGCTTCTCCAG GAGCGCGCCGCCGGCCGAGTACCGCGTGCGTGTCGGGGCGCTGCGCCTGGGTCGGGCGGGGCCGCGCGCGCTCTGGGCGCCGGTGCACCGGGTGCTGCTGCCGCCCGACTACTCGGCCGAGGAGGCCCGCGGCGACCTGGCCCTGCTGCAGCTGCGCCGCCCGCTGCCCCTGAGCGCCCGCGTCCAGCCCGTCTGCCTGCCCGCGCCGGGGGCGCGCCTGCCGCCCGGAACTCCGTGCTGGGTCACCGGCTGGGGCAGCCTGCAGCCGGGAG TGCCGCTGCCCGAGTGGCGCCCGCTGCAGGGCGTGCGCGTGCCCCTGCTGGACGCGCGCTCCTGCGACCGCCTGTACCACGAGGGCTCGGCCGTGCCGCGCGCGCAGCGCATCGTGCCGCGGGGGAGCCTGTGCGCCGGCTACGCCGCGGGCCGCAAGGACGCGTGCCAG GGCGACTCCGGGGGGCCGCTGGCCTGCGTGCGCTCTGGCCGGTGGGTCCTGGCCGGCGTGGTGAGCTGGGGCCGGGGCTGCGCGCTGCCCAACCGCCCCGGAGTCTACACCGACGTGGCCGCCTACGGCCCCTGGATCCGGGCTCGCCTCCGCCTCTGA